A DNA window from Sulfitobacter noctilucicola contains the following coding sequences:
- the moaD gene encoding molybdopterin converting factor subunit 1: MDVLYFAWVRERIGLPREQVETEASTVADLVAELRGREDRYDLAFSDLSALRVAVDQKLVDFDAPIAGAREVAFFPPMTGG, from the coding sequence ATGGATGTACTTTATTTCGCATGGGTACGCGAACGGATCGGATTGCCACGCGAACAGGTCGAGACAGAGGCGTCAACAGTTGCCGATCTGGTTGCCGAACTGCGCGGTCGGGAGGATCGCTATGATCTGGCGTTCTCTGACTTGTCCGCATTGCGTGTGGCGGTGGACCAAAAGTTGGTTGATTTCGACGCCCCGATCGCGGGCGCCCGAGAGGTCGCGTTTTTCCCACCGATGACGGGCGGATAA
- the pgsA gene encoding CDP-diacylglycerol--glycerol-3-phosphate 3-phosphatidyltransferase produces the protein MKWNLPNILTLLRLLAAPLVAVMFLYFTRPYADWFALLLFVSAAVTDWFDGYLARAWKQETKLGAMLDPIADKAMVVIALMVIIGFSSWSPWLVLPATLILFREVFVSGLREFLGDVAGTLKVTKLAKWKTTFQMTAIAVLFSQGVFEHYLGMSVFGMDESLIEAILNGEEDDVLGLQWKFAGMEWAGRVGLWLLWIAAALTAMTGFDYLVKALPHLREPK, from the coding sequence ATGAAGTGGAACCTGCCTAATATTCTGACGCTTTTGCGTCTGCTTGCCGCCCCTTTGGTCGCGGTGATGTTCCTTTATTTTACGCGGCCTTACGCAGATTGGTTTGCGCTGCTGCTGTTCGTATCAGCCGCTGTAACGGATTGGTTTGACGGCTACCTCGCGCGGGCGTGGAAGCAGGAGACCAAGCTGGGTGCGATGCTGGATCCAATTGCTGACAAGGCGATGGTCGTGATTGCATTGATGGTCATTATCGGGTTTTCCAGCTGGTCGCCGTGGCTGGTTTTGCCGGCGACACTGATCCTGTTCCGTGAAGTTTTTGTCTCTGGTCTGCGCGAATTCCTGGGCGATGTGGCGGGGACGCTCAAGGTTACGAAGCTGGCAAAGTGGAAGACAACATTCCAGATGACCGCCATTGCGGTGTTGTTCAGTCAGGGTGTGTTTGAACATTACCTCGGCATGTCGGTCTTTGGGATGGACGAGAGCCTGATCGAAGCCATTCTGAACGGCGAAGAAGACGACGTCTTGGGCCTGCAGTGGAAGTTCGCGGGCATGGAATGGGCGGGCCGCGTCGGTCTGTGGTTGTTGTGGATCGCAGCGGCACTGACGGCGATGACCGGATTCGACTATCTGGTCAAAGCCTTGCCGCATCTTAGGGAGCCGAAGTGA
- the uvrC gene encoding excinuclease ABC subunit UvrC codes for MTQETQKQPVGYEVIQSYLKTIDASPGVYRMLDSESRVLYVGKARNLRARVSSYARPTGHSARISRMISNTASMMFLTTKTETEALLLEQNLIKQLKPKFNVLLRDDKSFPNIVVTSEHDYPQIKKHRGAKKEKGTYYGPFASAGAVNRTLNQLQRVFLLRDCSNSMFESRTRPCLQHQIKRCSAPCVGKISPEDYRQTVKDAQRFLSGKTTDIQARLASEMAQASEDMEFERAAALRDRIKALTQVQTAQGINPKGVSEADIIALHMQDGQACVQVFFIRANQNWGNRDYYPRVGADVDEAEVLEAFIGQFYDTREPPRQLILSNEIESPDLMADALSGKLGRKVELLVPQRGEKAELVDGALRNARESLARKMAETATQTRLLQGLADAFELPGPPARIEVYDNSHIQGTNAVGAMVVAGPDGMMKNQYRKFNIRGDDLTPGDDFGMMKEVLTRRFKRLIKEDPERKEGQWPELLLIDGGAGQVSAVASIMREYGVEDIPMVGVAKGVDRDAGKEEFYRVGKRPMALRHNDPVLYFVQRMRDEAHRFAIGTHRAKRAKAVGATPLDDVPGVGAARKRALLAHFGSAKAVGRANLSDLKAVDGVSDALAETIYAYFHERG; via the coding sequence ATGACTCAAGAAACGCAGAAACAACCGGTCGGCTATGAGGTAATTCAGAGCTACCTCAAGACCATTGATGCATCTCCGGGCGTGTACCGGATGCTCGATAGCGAAAGCCGAGTTCTTTATGTCGGTAAGGCGCGGAATTTGCGTGCGCGGGTCAGCAGTTACGCGCGGCCAACGGGGCATTCAGCGCGTATTTCGCGGATGATCTCCAACACCGCCTCCATGATGTTTCTGACAACCAAGACAGAGACAGAGGCGCTGCTGCTTGAGCAAAACCTGATCAAACAGCTCAAGCCAAAATTCAACGTGTTGCTGCGCGATGACAAAAGCTTCCCGAACATCGTGGTAACGTCCGAGCATGACTATCCGCAGATCAAAAAGCATAGGGGCGCGAAGAAAGAAAAGGGGACGTATTATGGTCCTTTCGCTAGTGCCGGTGCTGTTAACCGTACACTGAACCAATTGCAGCGTGTTTTTCTGCTGCGTGACTGTTCGAATTCCATGTTCGAGAGCCGTACACGGCCCTGTCTGCAACATCAGATCAAGCGGTGTTCCGCGCCTTGTGTGGGTAAGATCAGCCCCGAAGACTACCGACAGACGGTCAAAGACGCGCAGCGGTTTTTAAGTGGTAAGACCACGGATATTCAGGCGAGGCTAGCGTCAGAGATGGCGCAGGCCTCCGAAGACATGGAATTTGAAAGGGCAGCGGCGCTCCGCGACCGGATCAAAGCGCTGACGCAGGTGCAGACTGCACAGGGTATCAATCCCAAGGGCGTATCAGAGGCCGATATTATCGCGCTGCACATGCAAGACGGGCAGGCCTGTGTGCAGGTGTTTTTCATCCGTGCCAATCAGAACTGGGGCAACCGGGACTACTATCCGCGTGTCGGCGCGGATGTTGACGAGGCCGAGGTGTTGGAAGCCTTTATCGGACAGTTTTATGACACACGCGAGCCGCCGCGGCAGCTCATCTTGAGCAATGAGATCGAAAGCCCTGATCTGATGGCTGATGCGCTGTCGGGAAAGCTTGGCCGCAAGGTAGAGCTGCTGGTCCCTCAGCGTGGTGAGAAGGCAGAACTTGTAGATGGTGCGCTGCGCAACGCACGCGAGTCGCTGGCGCGCAAGATGGCGGAGACGGCAACGCAGACACGGCTGCTACAGGGATTGGCGGATGCCTTTGAGTTGCCGGGGCCGCCCGCGCGTATCGAGGTCTACGACAACTCGCACATCCAGGGCACCAACGCTGTGGGCGCGATGGTTGTGGCCGGACCTGACGGGATGATGAAAAACCAGTACCGCAAATTCAATATACGCGGTGACGATCTGACGCCCGGTGACGATTTCGGCATGATGAAAGAAGTGCTGACCCGTCGTTTCAAGAGACTGATCAAGGAAGACCCCGAGCGTAAGGAGGGCCAGTGGCCTGAACTGTTATTGATTGACGGGGGCGCTGGTCAGGTGAGTGCGGTGGCATCGATCATGCGTGAATACGGTGTGGAAGACATTCCAATGGTTGGTGTGGCCAAAGGTGTGGACCGGGACGCGGGCAAGGAAGAATTTTACCGTGTCGGCAAACGACCTATGGCACTGCGGCACAACGATCCGGTGCTCTATTTTGTGCAGCGGATGCGGGACGAGGCGCACCGGTTTGCAATCGGCACGCACCGTGCGAAGCGGGCCAAGGCAGTCGGGGCCACGCCTTTGGACGATGTGCCCGGCGTTGGCGCGGCCCGCAAGCGGGCGCTTTTGGCGCATTTCGGGTCGGCCAAAGCCGTGGGGCGGGCCAATCTTTCGGATCTCAAAGCGGTGGATGGTGTGTCGGATGCGCTGGCCGAAACGATCTATGCCTACTTTCACGAGCGCGGTTGA